The proteins below are encoded in one region of Mya arenaria isolate MELC-2E11 chromosome 15, ASM2691426v1:
- the LOC128220569 gene encoding BTB/POZ domain-containing protein 2-like yields the protein MSDNWQHEESFPVTNEHMLDNDVLSDVTILAGEDKQEVRCHRFMLASRSPVFYKMFCGSLPEAGVVEIPDFDAAVLKMMVRFMYTGEIELMPDSVTAVMYAANKYDILPLSKRCKTFLKKNIDVETVCIILEQALKIEENDLIQQCLSFISENTVRVFQTDDFLRISPEARRLVLEKERQTQQLPPEEVYASCKIAPKPFFVERFAEVKPGWTHSNSLEGIGFKTSKEVSLSSVALYLPYKPGSLTGPLEILEEQTFVLTQNVTLSYKKNEKYEHIPLGNNVKIRPQVTYTVRQRLEGQPSFYGENDKGKQSFDDVEIEFVKLSPDQFDNNGTTVESGQIHGLTFEG from the exons atGTCTGACAATTGGCAACACGAGGAATCGTTCCCCGTTACGAACGAACATATGCTAGATAATGATGTATTAAGTGATGTCACTATCCTGGCTGGGGAGGACAAACAGGAAGTACGGTGTCATCGATTCATGCTAGCCAGCCGCTCACCGGTGTTCTACAAGATGTTCTGTGGCTCACTTCCGGAAGCCGGCGTCGTGGAAATACCAGATTTTGATGCAGCCGTCTTGAAAATGATGGTCAG gtTTATGTACACCGGTGAAATAGAGTTAATGCCTGATTCCGTAACGGCCGTTATGTACGCTGCAAATAAATACGACATCCTACCTTTGTCAAAACGGTGCAAGACATTTCTTAAAAAGAACATTGATGTCGAAACTGTCTGTATCATCCTTGAACAAGCATTGAAGATCGAGGAAAACGACTTGATTCAACAATGTTTGTCTTTTATATCAGAAAACACAGTTCGAGTATTTCAGACTGACGATTTTTTAAGAATATCTCCTGAAGCCCGGAGGCTCGTGCTGGAGAAAGAAAGACAAACACAACAACTACCACCAGAGGAAGTGTATGCGTCTTGTAAGATAGCACCAAAACCATTCTTTGTAGAGAGGTTTGCTGAGGTTAAACCGGGTTGGACTCATTCCAATAGTCTAGAAGGAATAGGTTTCAAAACGTCAAAAGAAGTGAGTCTTTCTAGTGTAGCTCTCTACCTACCGTATAAGCCAGGAAGTTTAACAGGCCCTTTGGAAATCCTGGAGGAGCAGACATTCGTGCTGACCCAGAACGTTACCCTTTCTTATAAGAAAAACGAAAAGTACGAACACATTCCTCTTGGTAATAACGTCAAGATTCGCCCGCAAGTGACATATACTGTTCGCCAAAGATTAGAAGGGCAACCGTCcttttatggtgaaaatgataAAGGCAAACAAAGTTTTGATGACGTAGAAATAGAATTCGTGAAGTTGTCTCCAGATCAATTCGATAACAATGGCACAACTGTAGAAAGCGGTCAAATACATGGTCTTACGTTTGAAGGTTAA